From the genome of Anabrus simplex isolate iqAnaSimp1 chromosome X, ASM4041472v1, whole genome shotgun sequence, one region includes:
- the LOC136886354 gene encoding sn-1-specific diacylglycerol lipase ABHD11 isoform X3: MAYSSYESTNPTVSSSDWPVIIMHGLMGSKSNWNSLSKVIHSKTKRKIFAVDARNHGESPHTAELSYHHLAEDVRALMQDLGIKQGLMIGHSMGGRAMMLLALKYPELVEKLIVVDISPIGSSPNLSTLPKYIDGMRMVKLDSSVPLSKARKIADEQMAILIPDAGIRQFFLTNLVEVSPGHYKWRVNLEAIARNISQLCSFPPTASSFDKPTYFIGGADSDYIRREEHSEIRRYFPEAKFAYIKGAGHWVHSEKPNEFIDLATQFILESKG, translated from the exons ATGGCATACTCCTCATATGAGTCTACAAACCCTACAGTGTCTTCCTCCGACTGGCCCGTGATCATCATGCATGGACTGATGGGCTCCAAGAGCAACTGGAATTCATTGTCAAAAGTTATCCATAGCAAAACAAAAAGGAAG ATCTTTGCGGTGGATGCTCGCAACCACGGCGAGAGCCCCCACACTGCGGAGCTGTCGTACCATCACTTGGCTGAAGATGTGAGAGCGCTAATGCAAGACCTAGGAATCAAACAAGGCTTGATGATCGGCCACAGCATGGGTGGACGAGCCATGATGCTCCTGGCCCTCAAATAT CCCGAGTTGGTGGAGAAGTTGATAGTGGTCGACATCTCTCCGATCGGTTCGAGCCCAAACCTGTCAACCCTGCCAAAATACATCGATGGAATGAGAATGGTAAAGCTGGACTCGAGTGTGCCTCTGTCTAAAGCTCGTAAAATAGCCGACGAGCAGATGGCAATTCTTATTCCG GATGCTGGTATTCGTCAGTTCTTCTTGACCAACCTGGTGGAGGTGTCTCCCGGCCACTATAAGTGGCGTGTCAACCTGGAGGCCATCGCTCGTAACATTAGCCAGCTCTGCAGCTTTCCTCCCACCGCCAGCTCTTTTGATAAACCTACGTACTTCATTGGAGGAGCCGATTCTGACTACATCAG GCGCGAGGAGCATTCAGAAATCAGAAGATATTTCCCCGAAGCAAAATTTGCTTACATCAAAGGTGCTGGACACTGGGTACATTCAGAGAAACCAAACGAGTTCATAGACCTGGCCACTCAGTTTATATTAGAATCAAAGGGGTAG
- the LOC136886354 gene encoding sn-1-specific diacylglycerol lipase ABHD11 isoform X2 encodes MYTAIISPSARIPSILTYQRNTLRYFGSTGKHASVSGDDREGSFKIGSTIKPIKMAYSSYESTNPTVSSSDWPVIIMHGLMGSKSNWNSLSKVIHSKTKRKIFAVDARNHGESPHTAELSYHHLAEDVRALMQDLGIKQGLMIGHSMGGRAMMLLALKYPELVEKLIVVDISPIGSSPNLSTLPKYIDGMRMVKLDSSVPLSKARKIADEQMAILIPDAGIRQFFLTNLVEVSPGHYKWRVNLEAIARNISQLCSFPPTASSFDKPTYFIGGADSDYIRSN; translated from the exons ATGTATACAGCGATAATTTCGCCCTCTGCTAGGATTCCAAGTATATTGACGTACCAACGTAATACCCTACGATATTTCGGTTCCACAGGGAAGCATGCATCCGTATCTGGCGATGACAGGGAAGGGAGTTTTAAAATTGGAAGcac CATCAAACCAATTAAAATGGCATACTCCTCATATGAGTCTACAAACCCTACAGTGTCTTCCTCCGACTGGCCCGTGATCATCATGCATGGACTGATGGGCTCCAAGAGCAACTGGAATTCATTGTCAAAAGTTATCCATAGCAAAACAAAAAGGAAG ATCTTTGCGGTGGATGCTCGCAACCACGGCGAGAGCCCCCACACTGCGGAGCTGTCGTACCATCACTTGGCTGAAGATGTGAGAGCGCTAATGCAAGACCTAGGAATCAAACAAGGCTTGATGATCGGCCACAGCATGGGTGGACGAGCCATGATGCTCCTGGCCCTCAAATAT CCCGAGTTGGTGGAGAAGTTGATAGTGGTCGACATCTCTCCGATCGGTTCGAGCCCAAACCTGTCAACCCTGCCAAAATACATCGATGGAATGAGAATGGTAAAGCTGGACTCGAGTGTGCCTCTGTCTAAAGCTCGTAAAATAGCCGACGAGCAGATGGCAATTCTTATTCCG GATGCTGGTATTCGTCAGTTCTTCTTGACCAACCTGGTGGAGGTGTCTCCCGGCCACTATAAGTGGCGTGTCAACCTGGAGGCCATCGCTCGTAACATTAGCCAGCTCTGCAGCTTTCCTCCCACCGCCAGCTCTTTTGATAAACCTACGTACTTCATTGGAGGAGCCGATTCTGACTACATCAG GTCCAATTGA
- the LOC136886354 gene encoding sn-1-specific diacylglycerol lipase ABHD11 isoform X1, with translation MYTAIISPSARIPSILTYQRNTLRYFGSTGKHASVSGDDREGSFKIGSTIKPIKMAYSSYESTNPTVSSSDWPVIIMHGLMGSKSNWNSLSKVIHSKTKRKIFAVDARNHGESPHTAELSYHHLAEDVRALMQDLGIKQGLMIGHSMGGRAMMLLALKYPELVEKLIVVDISPIGSSPNLSTLPKYIDGMRMVKLDSSVPLSKARKIADEQMAILIPDAGIRQFFLTNLVEVSPGHYKWRVNLEAIARNISQLCSFPPTASSFDKPTYFIGGADSDYIRREEHSEIRRYFPEAKFAYIKGAGHWVHSEKPNEFIDLATQFILESKG, from the exons ATGTATACAGCGATAATTTCGCCCTCTGCTAGGATTCCAAGTATATTGACGTACCAACGTAATACCCTACGATATTTCGGTTCCACAGGGAAGCATGCATCCGTATCTGGCGATGACAGGGAAGGGAGTTTTAAAATTGGAAGcac CATCAAACCAATTAAAATGGCATACTCCTCATATGAGTCTACAAACCCTACAGTGTCTTCCTCCGACTGGCCCGTGATCATCATGCATGGACTGATGGGCTCCAAGAGCAACTGGAATTCATTGTCAAAAGTTATCCATAGCAAAACAAAAAGGAAG ATCTTTGCGGTGGATGCTCGCAACCACGGCGAGAGCCCCCACACTGCGGAGCTGTCGTACCATCACTTGGCTGAAGATGTGAGAGCGCTAATGCAAGACCTAGGAATCAAACAAGGCTTGATGATCGGCCACAGCATGGGTGGACGAGCCATGATGCTCCTGGCCCTCAAATAT CCCGAGTTGGTGGAGAAGTTGATAGTGGTCGACATCTCTCCGATCGGTTCGAGCCCAAACCTGTCAACCCTGCCAAAATACATCGATGGAATGAGAATGGTAAAGCTGGACTCGAGTGTGCCTCTGTCTAAAGCTCGTAAAATAGCCGACGAGCAGATGGCAATTCTTATTCCG GATGCTGGTATTCGTCAGTTCTTCTTGACCAACCTGGTGGAGGTGTCTCCCGGCCACTATAAGTGGCGTGTCAACCTGGAGGCCATCGCTCGTAACATTAGCCAGCTCTGCAGCTTTCCTCCCACCGCCAGCTCTTTTGATAAACCTACGTACTTCATTGGAGGAGCCGATTCTGACTACATCAG GCGCGAGGAGCATTCAGAAATCAGAAGATATTTCCCCGAAGCAAAATTTGCTTACATCAAAGGTGCTGGACACTGGGTACATTCAGAGAAACCAAACGAGTTCATAGACCTGGCCACTCAGTTTATATTAGAATCAAAGGGGTAG